The Gasterosteus aculeatus chromosome 12, fGasAcu3.hap1.1, whole genome shotgun sequence DNA window CAGTGGAGGAGAACTATAACGTTGTGGTTTACGTGGCTTTAAGCAAAGGTATATGTGATTTAATTGGAAACTCACCTTGACAGGAGATTTCCCCTGATGCTTTGCTTCTCAAAAGCTTTAATAAAAATTCAGTCTACAGGCTAAAATCCTTTTCATCCTTAAATGCAGTAGCGTGGTCACAGCAGGGTGATtttctgttgatgttttttagGCAGATGGCGCCTcagtttctattattattattattaagtatcTGCATAGAGGCTCTAAGGATTCTTACACACATGGCAGCGATGGACCGATGTATTCACATTGCATCCTGCATGGATGACACGGTCTGGGAGACGTGTGTTTTGCAGCTGACCCGTTTGCCACAAAGATACCACGGTGCAGCCGTTTGACGTCACTGAGGTTGTCTGCTTCCACCATGCGTCCATGTACTGATACTGCAGGCAACCTTCGTTATGCAACAGATACATTTCATACAAAGAAACCTCTtgtatttgaaatgaataatgGAATAAGAAGACCGTAAAGCATcaccatttattaaataatcaaTAATGTCTGATAGGCACAGTAAACTCATTGAACACAACCATAACAATTCAACGAGGTACACTAATGTGCGGGTCCATGCGCTGATTTACTCTATATGCATCTCACACGTTCATCAGATTTAATGTACAGCCTCGAATCACAAATCTACAATAATCTTCTTTTGCTAATATTGTGTTACATCCATTTCCGCTTCATCCAACTTCCCTCATCTTCCGGGAGTCTTCTTCCCCATTATACGACTGACTGGAGTTGGCAGGGAAAATAGAAGCTGGAGGCGTTCATGAAGAGAATATTTAGTGGTACTAAATATTTTCAATGCCAGTTAATTTTTAAAAccgaaaaaaaaagtctggtgGCTCTGAACATTTTTTCTGGTGGGTTATGACACCGATATGTCATGAGTCTCTGAGAGCGATGGGCCTCAATGGCTTTCCTTTTCCAGGTACTCCAAGCCGGGAGCATCCAACCTCTGCTCGTGGTTGCGGTTCTTTGTGAACTCCTTCAGCATATCCATGATCTCTCCTTGGTAAACGTCCGGGGTGGGCTGAGCTTCTGTGAGCACAAAGAGAACAGGTTTGACGATGACAGATGGCTGAGGAGCAATGAGCGCACCGTGGGTAGCTCTTCCCACAGAACCTTGAGCAATTTTGGGAACAgctgagaaaataaaacacaaaagggtGACTTCTGCTGCTTACACAGGATCTTTTACTCatgacgggaaaaaaaaaactcctctagagcgtttttatttgtttcatattgTAGTAAGAAGAAAGAACAATTCCTTCCCACGTGCATCAACAGCGTCTCTGCAGAATATTTTGGACTCTTGGTTCCACGGTATCATCTGGTCATTTTAATGCCCCGTGAAGGGGCTCTATCCCACCTTCCACGgggttgtttaaaatgtttggtTTATGAATTGAAGATGGAAACTTTTAAAGCTAATAATTAAAGACTATAAAATGATTCATCCAGAATTGGTTCCAGGGAAGCCAGCATAACTGCAACagtatttgtttggtttttcagaGAGGTGTTGCCAATTGGACATGTTGACTCTAATCTCACACTGATTTTGTTGTTTGGCAGTTCGGCACAACAAAACAGACATATAATTGAATCAAATTAGGCAAAATTCCATGAATAGAGTGGCTAGTTCTACTGGGACACTGAATGAGATCACAGGATGAAGGCAGCGCCAAAAGGAGTCGTGGAAACACAGAAGAGATCTATTAGTCTATTCAGCAATGGTTTAACTATTTTGGCATCATCAGCCACAAATGATTTCCAGTTAAAAAACACAAGGCTTTTTCGATCACTTTTATAACCAGCAGTCTTTTTTTCGAGATGGATGTAAACAGAGAAGAGTAAGGCGGTAGAAACCGAGGAATTGGTCATTGGCCCCCAGACTTTACGCCCCTGGCCTGATTTGGGGAAATTGTTGATGTGATCCCATCGGAAGAAGGTCATTATAATTTGTATAAACATAAATGTTTCAAAGCCGAAATGTTTTGGTCTTTAAATATGAACGTGTCTAGCGCTGATAATCTAAAGTATATCCAAGTTCCATTCCCCTCCTGAAATTGGTTTAGtgccagctctctctctctcatgatTTGTGTGCCTCATACCTACTGTACTCAATGAGAGGCATTGTGAAACCTCTGAGGAGAACCTGTGAGCTATTCTCTCACCTGTGGCCCAGTAGTAGATGTCCCAGTCATTGCTTGGTTCATTAATCAGTCTGTCGTACTGCTGCAGCTGATTCTCATTCATTGTGTTCAGGTATCGCTTTGCAAAAAGGCTGAAAGAGAAATGGAGaagatatttaatttttttccaaaaatgtttaAGTCATGGCAGGTAATTTATCTGAGAAGCTGGTGAATGGACCGCTAGCTGGGAAACTTATTTTAATTTCTGTTCCTTATTGTTGCGTTACTGCCTTGTTCTGGTTTGAGTCCGCAGGCATCAGTAATCTCCggccctccccacctcctcatAACTCTAATAACCTGAATGTAGAGTTCCTCATCGTTATAAATACATGCGTTCCTTTCCCTCTCATGGCTCAAAATGACCCGTGGAATGTGTTTCTATAaggaaaagtgtgtttttatgaTCAGTGGGCATAATTAGTATTGCTGTTCCGTATTTTTTACCTCTTCTTttcacccccctcacccttcTACCCGGCTAGATGACAGACAAATAAGAGCTAAACCGTTTCCGTTTAACAACCTGAGCAGTATGCAGTTCTCCAGCATGCCCCTCTTGCGACTCTCGTACAGCAGACGCCGCTTCTTGATGTCAGTGGGCTCGCCGGGCCGCTCATCCCACGGTGGCAGAGGGATCTCAATCATGTCTCCCCTGGTGTCGTCTTGTGCGTCTCCACGGTAACCGCGAGATGGTGGCAGCCCTGTGACTGCTGGTCTCCAGGCTGCCTGGCACACACCTGCCACCAGCTGACAGGCCAGAACAAAAAACCAGTGCACTGTAGTTGTATGGTTTAAATGTAGTACAGAATACTCCATTGTATTATcagtttaacattttttttgaagAATGCCGTAATGCTGTTGAGCTGACGTAGCTGCCTTAATGCAGCTCAAGAGGCTTTTATTGGATAAATAACTTGGACTTACAGTAGCACACCGAAGAAAGGAATGGCATAATATCCCTCGCTGTTGTACAACTGTTTACGCCGGGGTtgcacaacaaagacacacttcgCTAGTGCTACAGCCTCGAAAGGCTGAACTCAACTCCAATTAGGTTATTTAGTCACAACATCAACAATGCTGCTGCATCGTAGAAATACGATTCGCTTCATATTCTTGAATGAAGGATAGATCCTTCAAATGTCCTCGAGTGAACTAACAACGCATCTGACGTTAAATAACAAAAGGATCGTTCGTTTGTTAACTCACCCTTCTCGCAACAACAGAGGAGAGCATTTTCGCCGTAATTCTTCTAACGCTTCACTTTT harbors:
- the sdhaf2 gene encoding succinate dehydrogenase assembly factor 2, mitochondrial, which gives rise to MLSSVVARRLVAGVCQAAWRPAVTGLPPSRGYRGDAQDDTRGDMIEIPLPPWDERPGEPTDIKKRRLLYESRKRGMLENCILLSLFAKRYLNTMNENQLQQYDRLINEPSNDWDIYYWATEAQPTPDVYQGEIMDMLKEFTKNRNHEQRLDAPGLEYLEKESH